In the Profundibacter amoris genome, CTGACATCGTACTGATCCCGCTAATCAGCCTGATGCTCGCCTTTATCGCGTCGGGCCTTGTGGTGCTGGCGATCGGGGAAAACCCGATTCAAGCCATTACCGTGATGGTCAAAGGCGCGCTGGGGTCTACGTCGGGCCTTGGATATACGCTCTATTACGCCACCAACTATATGTTCACAGGCCTTGCCGTGGCCGTCGCGTTCCATGCGCGGATGTTCAACATCGGCGGCGAAGGTCAGGCGGCGATTGCCGGTGTTGGTGCAACCCTTGTTATCCTTGCGTTTGACTGGCCGCACTGGGCGCTGGCCCTGCCGTTTGCCATTATGGGTGCGGCGTTATTCGGCGGGTTCTGGGCCGCTGTTCCGGCCTATTTGCAAGCCAAGCGCGGCAGCCACATCGTGATCACCACGATCATGTTCAACTTTATCGCCGCCGCCGTTATGGGGTTCCTGCTGAACGGGGTACTGAAAAACCCCAACACGCAAAACGCCGAAACGGTGAAATTTCCGGATGGGGCACATTTGCCCACCGCGCATGAATTCCTTGCCCCCTTAGGTATCAACTTCTCGAAATCGGCCCCGTTGAACATCAGCTTCCTGCTGGCCCTGCTTTGCGCATTTCTGGTGTGGTTCCTGCTGTGGCGCACACGCCTTGGCTATTCGATCCGTGCCTTTGGCCAATCCGAAAAGGGCGCGAAATACGCCGGTATTTCCGCCTTCAAGATCATCATGATCTCGATGTTCATCTCAGGTGCGCTGGCCGGAATGCTGTCGATCAACGTGGTGATGGGCGAACAGGAACGCCTGATCAAGGAATTCGTTGAAGGCGCCGGTTTTGTCGGCATCGCGGTGGCCCTGATGGGGCGCAACCATCCGGTCGGCATTATCCTTGCGGCCATCCTGTTCGGGATGCTGACGCAGGGCGGGTTCGAATTGCTGTGGGAAATGCCCAATATCAGCAAAGAAGTGGTGCTGGTGATTCAGGGGATGATCATCCTGTTTACCGGTGCACTGGATTATATGGTGCGGGGTCCGGTTGAAAAAATGTTCCTGCGCATGAAAAAGGGAGCCTAGGCAATGGATACTGCAAACTTCTTCCTACAGGCCCTTTTGACCGCCGATATGACCATCCGCGTGTCCGTTGTGCTGATATTCGCCTGCCTTGCCGGGCTGTTTTCCGAACGTGCCGGTATCTTTGATATCGGGCTAGAGGGCAAAATGCTGATCTCGGCATTTTTTACTGCCGCTGTTTCCTACCAGACCGGCTATATCTGGTATGGTGTGGCCGCAGGTATTGCCGCCTCGATGGTGTTTGCGCTGATCCACGGGGTTGCCTCGATCACCTTTCGCGGCAATCAGCTGATTTCAGGTGTGGCGATCAACTTTCTGGCCTCGGGCCTGACCGTGGTGATTGGCCATGCGTGGTTCAAAAAGGGCGGGCTGACCCCACCGCTGAGCTATGAGGGACGGTTCCACGAAATCACCCTGCCGTTTGCCGATGCCCTGCGCGACGTGCCAATACTGGGGCCGATCTATGCCGATGTGATCTCGGGTCACAAATTACTCGTCTATGTGGCGATGCTGATTGTGCCGCTGACATGGTGGCTGCTCTTTCGCACCCGTTTCGGTCTGCGTCTGCGGGCCGTCGGGGAAAACCCCGCATCCGTAGATACCGCCGGTGTTTCGGTCGTGCGTTATCGCTATGCCGCTGTGCTGATTGCCGGTG is a window encoding:
- a CDS encoding ABC transporter permease codes for the protein MDTANFFLQALLTADMTIRVSVVLIFACLAGLFSERAGIFDIGLEGKMLISAFFTAAVSYQTGYIWYGVAAGIAASMVFALIHGVASITFRGNQLISGVAINFLASGLTVVIGHAWFKKGGLTPPLSYEGRFHEITLPFADALRDVPILGPIYADVISGHKLLVYVAMLIVPLTWWLLFRTRFGLRLRAVGENPASVDTAGVSVVRYRYAAVLIAGVLCGLGGAYLSTSQGAAFGKEMTAGRGFIALAALIFSKWRPWYALMACLLFGFLEAISNLFPNINVFGLFEIPVQFTQALPYILTVVILAGFVGKAIPPRAGGEPYIKER
- a CDS encoding ABC transporter permease; amino-acid sequence: MDKMPKWADIVLIPLISLMLAFIASGLVVLAIGENPIQAITVMVKGALGSTSGLGYTLYYATNYMFTGLAVAVAFHARMFNIGGEGQAAIAGVGATLVILAFDWPHWALALPFAIMGAALFGGFWAAVPAYLQAKRGSHIVITTIMFNFIAAAVMGFLLNGVLKNPNTQNAETVKFPDGAHLPTAHEFLAPLGINFSKSAPLNISFLLALLCAFLVWFLLWRTRLGYSIRAFGQSEKGAKYAGISAFKIIMISMFISGALAGMLSINVVMGEQERLIKEFVEGAGFVGIAVALMGRNHPVGIILAAILFGMLTQGGFELLWEMPNISKEVVLVIQGMIILFTGALDYMVRGPVEKMFLRMKKGA